In Acidisarcina polymorpha, the DNA window GGCGTCGGTTGAAGGCTATCCGGTGCCCATCGACTTGAATGCCGATGCTGCCGAGATCGACGTCGCTCCCGACCACACGACGATCACCTATTCGCATATTGCATTTACAGTGCGGGAGATCCTCTTTGCCACCCGCTGCACCAGCGCCGCTGATGCGGGGGCGGGGGTGATTGCGCTCTTTCAGATCGATGCAGTGCGTCCGGTAACGCTGACTTTTTCCTTTACGCCGGAGGTCCGCCGGATGTGGCCTGCACCCAACTATGGGCCGCCTTCCCCAGAATGGGTAGGCACCGCAACCAGCGGCTACTACCTGCTGCACGAAGACTTCCCTGACTTGGCTGGTGCGATCGCAATGCCGGGAACACGCCCCGGCATCCTCGCGCCGTTTCAGGAGAAACCAAAGACTTATCCGCTGCAATTGATCCTGGATTTCGATCCGAAACGCGATGCCGGGAAATATTTTCCGCTGACTATGGCAATCGGCACGACTTCTCAGACTGCCAACAAGGCGGCGCTCGCCGAGCGGCTCGCCAGGTTGAATACTGACGCAAAACAGCTTTACTCGAAAACGGCGGACTATTACGCCCACTTCTTCGACAAGAAGCTGACAGTGGAAACCCCCGACAAACTACTTGATGAAGCGCTCAAGTGGGCAGAGATCTCCATCGACCAGGTGCAAGTGCGGCATGGCGATGAAGTCGGATTGGTCGCTGGATTTTATTCTTCCGGAGACTCAGCACGGCCGGGGTTCGGCTGGTATTTCGGCCGTGACACGCTCTATACGCTTTATGCGGTCAACAGCTATGGAGATTTCGCGCTGACACGGGAGGCGCTCGATTTTCTCCTCAAGCGACAGCGAGAGGATGGCAAGATGCCGCATGAGTGGTCGCAGACCGCGGACCTGGTGGATTGGAAGCGTTTCCCGTACGAATACGCCGCCGCTGACGCAACACCGCTGTTCCTCATGGCGATGGAGGATTATGTCGATGCCAGCGGAGATGTCGACTATCTGCGCAAGAACTGGCCGGCGATCCAGAAAGCATGGGACTTTGAACGGACTCATGATTCCGATGGCGACGGCATCTACGACAATTCTCAGGGCACGGGATGGGTGGAGAACTGGGACCCGTTTCCGATGCCTCACCAGGAGATCTACCTTGCCGCCCTGGACCAGCAGGCGAGCGGCGCGATGAGCCGAATGAGCAAGAAGCTTGGAGACAGCTCGATCGCGCAGGCGGCAGAAGCCCGTGCTGCTTCGGTGGCGGCAAAGATCGAGCAGGAATATGCGGGCAGCATGTATGCCTTCAGCTACAACGGCAATGGCTCGCTCGACAAGACGGCAAGCCTCTATCCGGCCATCGCGTGGTGGGATGGACATTACGCTCTGAAACAGCCGGACGCGATGTTCCGACGGTGGGATTCTCACGAATTCTCAACCGACTGGGGCACCCGCGACGTCGGCGAACATGAGCAAATTTATGATCCGATTAGCTACCACCAAGGCTCGGTGTGGCCGCTGTTCACGGGCTGGGCATCGATCGCCGAATACCGCACCGGCCGGCCGCTCTCCGGCTACGCACACTTGATGCAGAATGCCGAGCTCACCTGGCAACAGGACCTCGGCGCCGTCACCGAGCTACTCTCCGGGGCCTACTTCGTGCCGTTTGGACGCAGCACATCGCACCAGATGTGGTCTTCGGCTATGGTCATTATCCCGTCGGTTCGGGGACTTTTTGGCATCACTCGTGACGCTGATGACAAGCGGCTCATCGTCGATCCGCGCTTGCCCGCAGAATGGACCGATGCCACTCTGCGCAACCTCGCCGTCGGGACGCAGTTGGTGGATCTTAGGTTGAAGCGGCAAGGTGATTCGCTAGTCGTCAGCATGAGCCAGTCTTCTCCGCAGATCCTGCTGGAATCGAAAGCAGGAGTGAAGGCAATTGCGAAAGCTGGAGGCGCGGCCGAGTTAAAAATTGCTCTGCCTGCGGTCGAAGTTGGAATTCCCGCCGGGCTGCCGCTGCCCGGCTCTGTGACCTCGCAACTCAAAGTGCTGAGCGAGAGCTACGGGACGCGCTCGCTCACGCTCGAGTTGGAAGCGCAGGCGGGCTCAAGCTTCGATCTGCCGCTTCGGCTCAACGCGAAGACTGCAAAAGCCGCCGCCGAACCCCGTGCGGAGAGAGCGACCATCCTGGCGAATCCAGACAGCTCAGAGTTGCGAAGCCTGCATATCGTCTTTCCTTCCGGCGAGGGTTACCAGCAGGCGACCGTGCGCCTCAGTTGGTAATTACGAGGATTGAAAGAGGCAGTTTGGCGCATGCCGTTCCGGTTGCTATACTTCATAAGGCGGCCGGTTTTGGCGTCTTCATGGAGTGGTCTCCCGGCCGTTCCCCAGCATTCCTTGGATTCCCAAGGCCAGATAGCTCAGTGGTAGAGCGCGGCCCTGAAAAGGCCGGCGTCGGCGGTTCGATCCCGTCTCTGGCCACCACATTCTAAAGCACTTAGTGGCAACCAAAGAGTTAATGTTTTAGCCCGACGTACAAATAGCGTACATCTCGGCTACGCGAACTT includes these proteins:
- a CDS encoding amylo-alpha-1,6-glucosidase, translating into MKYAAMLLALTTLIVSAEALAQPQHGELDWLKPLPQFPLASSGLNIHQHAESGKPFTVAGQCGAFMGEQNGSFEAWIFPVKLLSHFTIAASVEGYPVPIDLNADAAEIDVAPDHTTITYSHIAFTVREILFATRCTSAADAGAGVIALFQIDAVRPVTLTFSFTPEVRRMWPAPNYGPPSPEWVGTATSGYYLLHEDFPDLAGAIAMPGTRPGILAPFQEKPKTYPLQLILDFDPKRDAGKYFPLTMAIGTTSQTANKAALAERLARLNTDAKQLYSKTADYYAHFFDKKLTVETPDKLLDEALKWAEISIDQVQVRHGDEVGLVAGFYSSGDSARPGFGWYFGRDTLYTLYAVNSYGDFALTREALDFLLKRQREDGKMPHEWSQTADLVDWKRFPYEYAAADATPLFLMAMEDYVDASGDVDYLRKNWPAIQKAWDFERTHDSDGDGIYDNSQGTGWVENWDPFPMPHQEIYLAALDQQASGAMSRMSKKLGDSSIAQAAEARAASVAAKIEQEYAGSMYAFSYNGNGSLDKTASLYPAIAWWDGHYALKQPDAMFRRWDSHEFSTDWGTRDVGEHEQIYDPISYHQGSVWPLFTGWASIAEYRTGRPLSGYAHLMQNAELTWQQDLGAVTELLSGAYFVPFGRSTSHQMWSSAMVIIPSVRGLFGITRDADDKRLIVDPRLPAEWTDATLRNLAVGTQLVDLRLKRQGDSLVVSMSQSSPQILLESKAGVKAIAKAGGAAELKIALPAVEVGIPAGLPLPGSVTSQLKVLSESYGTRSLTLELEAQAGSSFDLPLRLNAKTAKAAAEPRAERATILANPDSSELRSLHIVFPSGEGYQQATVRLSW